In Sporomusaceae bacterium, a single genomic region encodes these proteins:
- the serA gene encoding phosphoglycerate dehydrogenase, with protein sequence MKILVSDPVSDKGVAILRKEHEVDVKLKLAAEELVALIPGYDALVVRSETKVTKAVIEAADSLKVIGRAGVGVDNIDVEAATKKGIIVLNAPEGNTIAATEHTMAMMLSLARNIPQAHQSVKSGEWQRGKFVGVEMRGKTLGVLGLGRIGTGVAKRALAMEMKVLAYDPFISAEHARTLDIDLVELDEVLAGADFITLHLPLTADTKGLFDKERFKKVKPGVRIVNCARGGVIDEAALAAAINEGIVAGAAIDVFEKEPIDAANPLLGVDKVVLTPHLGASTAEAQVGVAVDVAEGILVALRGEPVTTAVNIAPVPAHVMKVIKPYLGVAEKMGCLAVHLADGRIETVEVEYNGQISEVDTRMLTTAVLKGLLGPILQETVNYVNAPGVAKARGIKAKEIKSKETANFANLLTVRIRTDKGAHMVAGTLFGKEEARIVMIDGYRVDVDPTGWLLIGPHIDKPGIIGKVGTILGESGINIAGMQVGRTATAGTSIMVMTVEADLPTPVMLKIKAVDGILGAKLVNFNLG encoded by the coding sequence ATGAAAATACTCGTATCCGACCCGGTATCCGATAAGGGTGTAGCGATCCTGCGCAAAGAGCACGAGGTGGATGTGAAACTGAAGCTGGCGGCCGAGGAGCTTGTCGCTCTTATCCCCGGCTACGACGCGCTGGTTGTGCGCAGCGAGACTAAGGTCACAAAAGCCGTTATCGAGGCGGCCGATAGTCTCAAGGTCATCGGCCGGGCCGGCGTAGGCGTGGATAATATCGATGTGGAGGCGGCGACGAAGAAGGGCATTATCGTGCTGAACGCCCCGGAGGGGAATACGATCGCCGCGACCGAGCACACGATGGCGATGATGCTTTCCCTGGCCCGTAACATCCCCCAGGCCCATCAGTCGGTGAAAAGCGGCGAGTGGCAGCGGGGCAAGTTCGTGGGCGTGGAGATGCGGGGCAAGACGCTCGGTGTGCTCGGTCTCGGCCGCATCGGCACCGGCGTGGCCAAACGGGCGCTGGCGATGGAGATGAAGGTGCTGGCGTATGACCCGTTTATCAGCGCCGAACACGCCCGGACTCTCGATATCGATCTCGTGGAGCTCGACGAGGTGCTGGCCGGCGCCGATTTTATCACGCTGCACCTGCCGCTGACCGCCGATACGAAGGGGCTGTTCGACAAGGAGCGGTTCAAGAAGGTCAAGCCGGGGGTGCGGATCGTCAACTGCGCCCGCGGCGGGGTGATCGACGAGGCGGCGTTGGCCGCGGCAATCAATGAGGGGATCGTGGCCGGCGCGGCTATCGACGTTTTCGAGAAGGAACCGATTGACGCCGCCAACCCGCTGCTCGGCGTCGACAAGGTGGTGCTTACCCCGCATTTGGGCGCTTCGACGGCCGAGGCTCAGGTGGGCGTGGCGGTGGATGTGGCGGAGGGCATTCTTGTCGCCCTGCGCGGCGAGCCTGTGACGACGGCGGTCAACATTGCCCCCGTGCCGGCGCATGTGATGAAGGTTATCAAGCCGTACCTGGGTGTGGCCGAGAAGATGGGCTGCCTGGCCGTCCATCTGGCCGACGGGCGCATCGAGACGGTCGAGGTGGAGTATAACGGCCAGATCAGCGAGGTGGATACCCGCATGCTTACGACGGCCGTGCTGAAGGGCCTGCTCGGCCCCATCCTCCAGGAGACGGTGAATTACGTCAACGCTCCCGGCGTAGCCAAGGCGCGCGGCATAAAGGCGAAGGAGATCAAGAGCAAGGAGACGGCTAACTTCGCCAATCTTCTTACCGTCCGCATCCGCACGGATAAGGGCGCCCATATGGTGGCCGGCACGCTGTTCGGCAAGGAGGAGGCCCGCATCGTGATGATCGACGGCTACCGGGTGGATGTCGACCCGACAGGCTGGCTGCTGATCGGTCCGCATATCGATAAGCCGGGGATCATCGGCAAGGTGGGCACGATCCTCGGCGAAAGCGGCATCAATATCGCCGGCATGCAGGTGGGCCGCACCGCGACCGCCGGCACGAGCATTATGGTTATGACGGTCGAGGCCGATCTGCCGACGCCGGTTATGCTGAAGATCAAGGCGGTGGACGGTATCCTCGGCGCCAAACTGGTCAATTTCAACCTCGGCTGA
- a CDS encoding diguanylate cyclase, giving the protein MRTNAFLIAARVAFSYAVIAGLWIVFSDTVLFSVARDPATITALQVAKGWFFVAATAVLLFWVIRKNLDSIVRAERDLQERNETLTQTNEELTAAEEELRQQFTEIVASQDKIRRQNECLLMLRETAFSLMHERDVDALLRLIVEKAATLGESSHAYLYTLDDDGQTMELKVVIGTAIREIGFRQRRGEGVVGQVWNSGMPLVIHDYDKWDSRMGDKGFDIIRTSTGFPLIVGGEVAGVFGVNYFDHRELDEHARDLLASFAELASITLANARLNRSLREELTERALMEADLELQRARTQAVLDALPDIILRLSPDGFLLEFKQGGSIESVAPLDDYIGKHLREFTPPYLGEKMTFGIAEAVRTRSVHEFDYEIVAPEGRLLYREMRLVASADDEVIAIVRDITERREMERELKKMSLTDQATGLSNRAFFETELRRLNDGRFLPVGVIVGDIDGLKFINDTLGHDTGDKLIVTAAEMIAGCFGDGDVVARIGGGEFGVIMANSDAAAVKKACDRIQQAVAAYRESTRTPLSISLGRALRFCVDETLADTFKTADRNMYREKLHSKQSGHSAIVATLAQALEARDFVTDGHADRLQELMERLAVAVGLPNSELPDLRLLGRFHDIGKVGIPDHILFKPGRLTAEEFEVMKRHSEIGYRIALASPELEPIADWILKHQEWWNGEGYPLGLAGEDIPLPCRILGIVDAYDAMTNDRPYRKAMTHTDAVSELVRCAGRQFDASLVALFVKLLQPN; this is encoded by the coding sequence ATGAGAACGAATGCTTTCCTGATTGCCGCCAGAGTCGCTTTTTCGTATGCTGTAATCGCCGGTTTATGGATTGTGTTTTCGGACACTGTTCTGTTTTCGGTCGCTCGGGATCCGGCTACCATCACCGCCCTGCAGGTCGCCAAGGGCTGGTTTTTTGTCGCCGCTACGGCAGTCCTGCTTTTTTGGGTCATCCGCAAGAACCTCGATTCGATCGTCCGCGCGGAAAGGGATCTGCAAGAGCGCAACGAAACGCTCACCCAGACGAACGAGGAACTTACCGCCGCGGAGGAGGAACTGCGCCAGCAGTTCACCGAGATCGTGGCGAGCCAGGACAAGATCCGCCGCCAGAACGAGTGTCTCCTGATGTTGCGGGAGACGGCTTTTTCTCTTATGCACGAGCGCGATGTGGACGCCCTGCTGCGCCTGATCGTCGAGAAGGCCGCCACGCTGGGGGAGTCTTCGCACGCTTACCTTTACACTCTGGACGACGACGGCCAGACGATGGAGCTGAAAGTGGTGATCGGCACCGCCATCCGGGAGATAGGCTTTCGCCAGCGCCGCGGCGAGGGTGTGGTCGGCCAGGTATGGAACTCCGGTATGCCGCTCGTCATTCATGACTATGACAAGTGGGACAGCCGGATGGGCGACAAGGGCTTCGACATCATCCGGACCTCGACCGGTTTTCCGCTGATCGTCGGCGGCGAGGTGGCAGGGGTGTTCGGCGTGAATTATTTCGACCACCGCGAGCTGGACGAACACGCCCGGGATCTGCTCGCCAGCTTTGCCGAGCTGGCTTCGATCACCCTTGCGAACGCCCGCCTCAACCGCTCGCTGCGGGAGGAGCTGACGGAGCGCGCGCTTATGGAGGCCGACCTGGAGCTGCAGCGGGCCCGTACCCAGGCTGTCCTGGACGCGCTGCCGGATATTATTCTCCGCCTTAGCCCGGACGGGTTCCTGCTGGAATTCAAACAGGGCGGCAGCATCGAGTCGGTCGCCCCGCTGGACGACTATATCGGCAAGCACCTCCGCGAGTTCACCCCGCCGTATCTTGGCGAGAAGATGACTTTCGGCATAGCTGAGGCTGTCAGGACGCGGTCCGTCCATGAGTTCGACTATGAGATCGTAGCCCCGGAAGGCAGGCTGCTGTATCGGGAGATGCGCCTCGTGGCCTCAGCCGACGACGAGGTTATCGCGATCGTCCGCGATATTACCGAGCGCCGCGAGATGGAGCGCGAGCTGAAAAAGATGAGCCTGACCGACCAGGCCACCGGGCTTAGCAACCGCGCGTTCTTTGAGACCGAGCTGCGGCGGCTGAACGACGGGCGGTTCCTGCCGGTAGGGGTGATTGTCGGCGATATTGACGGCCTGAAGTTCATCAACGACACTCTCGGCCACGACACCGGCGATAAGCTGATCGTCACCGCGGCGGAGATGATTGCCGGCTGCTTCGGCGACGGCGACGTGGTGGCCCGCATCGGCGGCGGCGAGTTTGGGGTGATTATGGCCAACAGTGACGCGGCCGCGGTGAAGAAGGCCTGCGACCGAATCCAGCAGGCGGTCGCCGCCTATCGTGAATCGACCCGGACGCCGCTCTCCATATCGCTCGGCCGCGCCCTCCGTTTCTGCGTCGACGAGACGCTGGCCGACACCTTCAAGACGGCCGATCGCAATATGTACCGCGAGAAACTCCACAGCAAGCAGAGCGGCCACAGCGCCATTGTCGCCACTCTCGCCCAGGCTCTCGAGGCGAGGGATTTCGTGACCGACGGCCACGCCGACCGCCTCCAGGAGCTGATGGAGCGGCTGGCCGTAGCCGTGGGGCTGCCCAACAGCGAGCTGCCCGACCTGCGGCTGCTTGGCCGGTTCCACGATATCGGCAAGGTCGGCATCCCCGATCATATCCTTTTCAAGCCCGGCCGGCTGACCGCCGAGGAGTTCGAGGTGATGAAGCGGCACTCGGAGATCGGCTACCGTATCGCTTTGGCTTCCCCGGAGCTGGAGCCGATCGCCGACTGGATTTTGAAGCACCAGGAATGGTGGAACGGCGAGGGCTACCCGCTCGGCCTGGCCGGCGAGGATATCCCCCTCCCCTGCCGCATTCTCGGCATTGTGGACGCGTATGACGCGATGACTAACGACCGCCCCTATCGCAAGGCGATGACGCACACCGACGCGGTGAGCGAGCTTGTCCGCTGCGCCGGCCGCCAGTTCGACGCCAGCCTGGTGGCGTTGTTCGTGAAGCTTTTACAGCCAAATTGA
- a CDS encoding aldo/keto reductase, protein MEKRILGRTGLEVTAIAFGGLPMQRCTLAEAGPVLNAALDAGINFIDTARAYTDSEEKIGCHVSSRRREYYLATKSMARDRASMARDIDISLATMKTDYIDLYQVHNVKNRPDLDKVMGPGGALEALQEAQAAGKIGHIGITGHSMELLTESLRTGRFSTVQAPFNCIESKAEEELFPLARKENIGIIVMKPLGGGQIDKPDLALRYILEHDITTAIPGMDEVKHVEENLAALKNFRPLTAAEREELGRLAAEIGANFCRRCGYCMPCTVGIDIPQLFIFHLQYTRYNMKTAIPGRYAGVPVKASACTQCGACEKRCPYDLPIRERLKKVAEDLG, encoded by the coding sequence TTGGAAAAAAGAATTCTCGGCCGCACCGGCCTGGAAGTGACCGCCATCGCTTTCGGCGGCCTGCCCATGCAGCGCTGCACGCTGGCTGAGGCTGGTCCGGTGCTTAACGCGGCTCTGGACGCGGGGATTAATTTTATCGATACGGCCCGCGCCTATACCGACAGCGAGGAGAAGATCGGCTGCCACGTTTCGTCCCGGCGGCGGGAGTATTATCTGGCTACCAAGAGCATGGCCCGCGACCGGGCGAGCATGGCCAGGGATATCGATATAAGCCTGGCGACCATGAAGACGGATTATATCGATCTTTATCAAGTCCACAATGTTAAAAACCGCCCCGATCTCGATAAGGTTATGGGGCCCGGCGGCGCGCTCGAGGCGCTGCAGGAGGCGCAGGCGGCCGGCAAGATCGGCCATATCGGCATCACCGGCCACAGCATGGAGTTGCTTACCGAGAGCCTCAGGACCGGCCGGTTCAGCACTGTGCAGGCACCGTTCAACTGTATCGAGTCCAAGGCGGAGGAGGAGCTCTTTCCCCTGGCGAGGAAGGAGAATATCGGCATTATCGTGATGAAGCCGCTGGGCGGCGGTCAGATCGACAAACCGGACCTGGCCCTCAGGTACATCCTGGAGCACGACATCACGACCGCGATCCCCGGCATGGACGAGGTAAAGCATGTCGAGGAGAATCTGGCCGCGCTGAAGAATTTCCGGCCGCTGACCGCCGCGGAACGCGAGGAGCTGGGTCGCCTGGCCGCCGAGATCGGCGCCAATTTCTGCCGCCGCTGCGGCTACTGTATGCCTTGCACCGTCGGCATCGATATCCCGCAGTTGTTTATTTTCCATCTGCAGTACACGCGCTATAACATGAAGACCGCCATCCCCGGCCGCTACGCGGGGGTGCCGGTGAAGGCGTCGGCCTGCACCCAGTGCGGGGCGTGCGAGAAGCGTTGCCCTTACGATTTGCCCATCCGCGAGCGGCTGAAGAAGGTGGCCGAGGACTTGGGCTAA
- a CDS encoding DUF1015 family protein: MATVKPFRGLRPAPELAASIAALPYDVMDSEEARRITADNPYSFLRVTKAEVDLPADVDHYSPAVYAQARATLDDFAAKGYLRQDPAPCFYIYRQKMGDHTQVGLVAAASVDEYEQGIIKKHEFTRPDKELDRVNHIAATGAQTGAVFLTYRADRGIDALIERCRRKPPVYDFTAADGISHTLYVVDGAADIAALEEAFRAVPALYIADGHHRSAAAARVRERCRAANPGHTGDEAYNRFLVVIFPHEQVRIMDYNRVVADLAGFTPDGFLAAAQEKFAVEEHPAGALKPTAAHTFGMYLGGRWYRLTARPGSFGGSDPVASLDVSILQDNLLAPLLKVGDPRTDKRINFVGGIRGMAELERLVDGGRYAVAFSLFPTSVAELMAIADRGAIMPPKSTWFEPKLRDAMAVHLTGCR; this comes from the coding sequence ATGGCAACAGTAAAACCGTTCCGCGGCCTGCGGCCGGCCCCCGAACTGGCCGCCAGCATCGCCGCTCTGCCCTATGATGTGATGGATTCCGAGGAGGCGCGGCGGATAACGGCCGACAACCCTTACAGCTTCCTGCGGGTGACGAAGGCGGAGGTCGATCTGCCGGCCGATGTCGATCATTATTCGCCGGCGGTGTATGCCCAGGCGCGCGCTACGCTGGACGATTTCGCCGCCAAGGGGTACCTGCGGCAGGATCCCGCTCCCTGCTTTTATATCTACAGGCAGAAGATGGGCGACCATACCCAGGTCGGCCTGGTGGCCGCGGCGTCGGTCGACGAGTATGAGCAGGGTATCATCAAGAAGCACGAATTCACCCGTCCCGACAAGGAGCTCGACCGGGTGAACCATATCGCCGCGACGGGCGCCCAGACAGGGGCGGTGTTCCTGACTTACCGGGCCGACCGGGGCATCGACGCGCTGATCGAGCGCTGCCGCCGGAAGCCGCCGGTGTATGATTTCACCGCCGCGGACGGGATAAGCCACACGCTGTACGTGGTGGACGGGGCGGCCGATATCGCCGCTCTCGAAGAGGCGTTCCGCGCGGTGCCGGCCTTGTATATCGCCGACGGCCACCACCGTTCGGCGGCGGCGGCGCGGGTGCGGGAGAGGTGCCGGGCCGCGAACCCCGGCCATACGGGGGACGAGGCTTATAACCGCTTCCTGGTGGTGATCTTCCCCCACGAGCAAGTGCGGATAATGGATTACAACCGCGTGGTGGCCGATCTTGCCGGCTTTACGCCGGACGGGTTTCTGGCCGCCGCCCAAGAGAAGTTCGCCGTCGAGGAGCACCCCGCCGGCGCCTTGAAGCCGACCGCGGCCCATACGTTCGGCATGTACCTCGGCGGCCGCTGGTACCGGCTGACCGCCCGGCCGGGGAGCTTCGGCGGCTCCGACCCGGTGGCTTCGCTGGATGTCAGCATTCTCCAGGATAATCTGCTGGCGCCGCTGCTGAAGGTGGGCGACCCCCGCACCGACAAGCGGATCAATTTCGTCGGCGGCATCCGCGGCATGGCCGAGCTGGAGCGGCTGGTGGACGGCGGTAGGTACGCCGTGGCCTTCTCCCTCTTCCCCACTTCGGTGGCGGAGCTGATGGCGATTGCCGACCGCGGCGCGATCATGCCGCCGAAGTCGACGTGGTTCGAGCCGAAGCTGCGGGATGCGATGGCGGTGCATCTGACCGGCTGCCGGTAA